Below is a window of Quercus robur chromosome 6, dhQueRobu3.1, whole genome shotgun sequence DNA.
GGATACTATGGAAATTTTCCCTAATAActgacttaataataataagaaaaatatatgatttgTATCATGTAAGCACATTTATTAACTTATCAGACGTTACCGATGAAGGTTTGTCATATTCACTACTAGATCATTTTCCTCTTGTCTACTTGTTATAATGGGCCCACTTTTATATTAACTGACTACAGAAGAAATGCATAATTCTTACTATGCaaatacatttattaattttccagACATCTATCACTAGACATTTCTCCTGTTTACCGCTGGACTATCATTTAAGCACTTATTGTGGTTTGTCATCCTTTGTGCTAGCTTATCTCTCCAGGAggtatttttgggttttattataatttttgttggaTGCAACCCAGACCTTGAGCAAAATAGGTCTTTCACATTTCACCGACAGCCTTTGGGTCATATTCTAAATCCAAAGTCgagttttggttttggtttccCAAATATTATATTGGTAACAAAAAAACTACCCCCGACAAATATCTTCATGATAATCTTAATTAATATTTcctttaaataagaaaaatactatgactacaacattttcacaatactttcacaacaaatcataagtgacaggttgttattggCTATTACGAGCGGACAATATGGTAATTTAaattgtgaattcaaattagaatcaataacaacttatcaccaataatttgttataaaagtattgtgaaaatgttataaacataGCACTTctctttaaataatatttttaaaacaccataattctatttaaatcattataattatggagttttaaaaataagaaataaataaaattaccattatttttaaaaataataactattattaattaaattatttattactttAATGTTTAAAAGTTAGTGGTGTATATGTGTGTCGAGTtctctcctagagacttgaaccacGGTTTTTGTCCTCTACATTCTATAACCACCTATACCTATAGAGTGATCATTGTGCTAAAGGTACGCGGTTgttcattttgaaaacttaagttttctagaaaaagaaaatcttaaaacAAACAATGAGTGACTAGCTCGTGTAATGACCCTTGCCcatattattttcacataaaatagTATCACTAGAGGGGAGTGGGGTTTTGGTTTATGTTACACTCAAAACCCCCATGGGGGTTTAGTGTACTACACTCAAAACCTCCAAGGGGGTTTAGTGTAATACAAGTGACATTTTACACATCAAATAATACCACATGGGGTTAAGTGTTACACTCAAAGCCTCAAGAGATGTTTTGTGTCTTATAGGGAAGCCAAAGGGGGTTTTGTATATTTTTACCTAATTTTTGGGATCATGGAAAACCTAAAAATGGTTCATTTGCATCAACTAGAAACAAAGGTCAATGTGAAGACGTGTGTCTGTTTTGTTGTTGCTGTTTGTGGCTTAATTGCCACATTTGTGTTCCCCTGGAGATATTAAACTTGTGTTTGTACATCTATTTTAAAACTTCATGATTTTGTGATTGTTTTCCTCATTGTGCAGGTTGCATTTAAAACAGGTGATTATAAACAACGAGTAATTTTTATTGGTGGATTAACTGATGGCTTTCTGGCCACAGAGTGTGTTTTTACTTTGCTGTTTTTACATAATTACTTTGATTGAAGTGAAATATTGCTGATTCCTAAAGAACTGATGTCTCAGTCTTTCTTTGCGGTGAAAATGAGATAATATCTTTTTCAAGATGGTCGTTGAGTGacagttctttttttctttttgctttgaTTAGTACTGAGAGGCAGTTCTTTAACTAATTAACAAAGACCCCAGCTCTTTTAAACTATTCTAAATATTTAAAGCtaaatttgaaaacttaaaattcctgattctttcttctttcataTGATTTGCAGATACTTGGAACCTCTTGTGTGTTATTTCCAATGTTTTGTCATGCCATAGGGAGTTACAGCTATTCCTATGCACAGTTGGGTGGTTTGTTCTATTTGAATTGTAGACATTGCAAATCTGAATATCTAATATTGTTTTGAAAGTACATTTAGAAGCtaaatgtgtttttttgttgATGTAAAAATTCAGTTCAATTGGATTTTTTACACcataaatattgtaaaaattcacctctaattgTAAAATGTATTGTGCTTGTGTAAACCCTAAAGTGAGAAAGAGATGgtaattttccttcttttacaGTTGCATTGACCTTGGACATGGATATTTTACATTGGAACTTACCATTCAGATTTTAGATTGTTTAGATACTGAGCCCATGTTTACTTTCATTCTGTGTTGAGTCAGGTATTAATGTATGGAACTTGGTCttgcctttttttcttttgaaagggAGGGGGGATGGGGGTGGAGGGGGTTGGTTCTTTTGAAATTATCCATGCTAACTCTGGTTTTATGACGCTGTTTCATCTACCTTGAAGGACGCAATGGAGCTTGATCAGCAGATCAGTCATTTAATCAACAAAGAAGATTCTGAAGGTGTGGTACTACTGGGGCATAGTACTGGTTGTCAGGTTAGTACCAGTTGCATTATTATCTAAAAACTGGATCATAATTTCATTGGATCACTCACAAGACTGTCTTTGAATATCTAGGATATTGTGCAATATATGCGTACAAATGCTGCATGCTGCATGCTCCAGAGCAGTCCGTGCTGCCATTTTGCAGGTGCTCACCTATCAATACCCTGCTCTGCTCCTTGTAATGTAAAAGCTTCAAAGATCTATATATTCATTCCTAAATGTAAACCATTAGTTGTGCTTCTTGATGTTAGAATGAGTTTCTGCAGTGAATAGCATGGCTTTTAGCTGAATACAAAGGCTTTTTTGTGTGTCCTTGTTTAATTTTTGCATCTGAATCCTGGCTCAATCCAACTGGGTAGCAAATACTATTTAGTGGTACTAGTACATCACTACTACTAGCGATATCAGCtgtataaaaaatttctcaaaacaagTATATTATATACTAGGAAGCACGGGTGTGGATTCGGGTCGGCATTACggcactttttgaaaaagtaggatgCGGGTATGGCACGATACgtttattactttattattaaatatattttctatatactactaagaatttttttttttttccccatataatggtaaacatatatcaatttaagagcaatagtagataataaaatacataacgATTACATGATGTTCTTAAATTAGAATACAATATCGAAAGTTTGAAACTAAAtctaaataaaagataaatttgaaattaactttttttttttaaatctataagTATTTTGGCCCATATTGGGTTTAATTTTGGACCGTTTCAGACCGAATCGGACCCATATCAGGTCCTATTTCAAACCATTTCAGACCGAATTGGGctacattgaaaaaaaaaaaaaataatttgttggtGGACACGTGTGGAGCCGCGTCCACGGCTGCACGGCATATCGACACGAATCCAACTCGGTATGTAAGTGCATGGATTAGAAGAAGAAGGTGGTAGTGCTCAATAATGTGAAATCGACACCTTCCTTGTCCCAAGTTTTGACATCTTCACGTCCAAATGCCTTGCAGCTTCAAGAGGCCTGATATTAAAAAGCAACAATGCGAGAATCACCACCATCTTTACAATGTTTGACTGAGTGTTTCCCCGAAACATGTTTTGCTTCATCAAGCTCTCTTTTTATGTTTCACAGTTTGAACGAGAATTGGTTTTTATAGGAACAAAAGCAACCCTCCGTAACTCAAAAGGCAACGAATGCTGATAGTTcgt
It encodes the following:
- the LOC126689306 gene encoding uncharacterized protein LOC126689306, translating into MAFWPQNTWNLLCVISNVLSCHRELQLFLCTDAMELDQQISHLINKEDSEGVVLLGHSTGCQDIVQYMRTNAACCMLQSSPCCHFAGAHLSIPCSAPCNVKASKIYIFIPKCKPLVVLLDVRMSFCSE